One region of Tachysurus fulvidraco isolate hzauxx_2018 chromosome 9, HZAU_PFXX_2.0, whole genome shotgun sequence genomic DNA includes:
- the ubac1 gene encoding ubiquitin-associated domain-containing protein 1 isoform X1 codes for MFVQEEKIFAGNVLKIHICTMEGTEWMEEVTEDSTIEKLKEKCLKHCVHGNLEDPKTITHHKLIHASTERILTESKTVADENLKDKDCLLLIKKRAQAPNPKMTDVSAEEKKKQESKAPDKDAILKATANLSIRHSDRTVTQHNIRDFQTELRKILVSLIEVAQKLLALNPDAVELFKKANAMLDEDDEERVDENALQQLTEMGFPESRAVKALRLNHMSVTQAMEWLIEHVDDPTVDTPLPGQEAQGAAGSSAPVSVSAGPPATAQAATVSKSNAEEAKQDELTEIFKRIRRKREFRPDSRVSAVSQEAVIALMEMGFDEKEVIDALRVNNNQQDAACEWLLGDRKPSAEDLDKGIDTDSPLFQAILENPVVQLGLTNPKILLAFEDMLENPLNSTQWMNDTETGPVMLQISRIFQTLNRT; via the exons ATGTTCGTACAAGAAGAGAAGATCTTCGCAGGGAACGTGTTGAAGATCCATATCTGTACCATGGAGGGCACTGAGTGGATGGAGGAAGTCACAGAAGATAGCACTATAGAGAAGCTGAAGGAGAAATGCCTGAAGCAC tGTGTGCATGGGAATCTAGAGGACCCCAAAACCATCACGCATCACAAACTCATTCACGCATCTACAGAGCGGATTCTAACCGAATCCAAAACCGTCGCAGATGAAAACCTTAAAGATAAAG ACTGCTTGTTATTGATAAAGAAGAGAGCGCAAGCACCCAATCCTAAAATGACAGACGTATCTGCGGAAGAGAAG AAGAAGCAGGAGAGCAAGGCTCCTGATAAAGATGCTATACTCAAAGCCACTGCAAATTTGTCCATTCGTCACTCGGACCGCACTGTTACACAGCACAACATCAGAGAC TTCCAAACAGAACTGAGGAAGATTCTGGTGTCGCTCATCGAGGTAGCGCAGAAGCTCCTCGCTTTGAATCCAGATGCTGTTGAACTTTTCAAAAAGGCCAACG CGATGttggatgaggatgatgaggaacGTGTGGATGAGAACGCGCTGCAGCAGCTGACCGAAATGGGTTTCCCAGAGAGCCGTGCAGTCAAAGCACTGCGCCTTAACCA CATGTCTGTAACACAGGCTATGGAGTGGCTGATCGAGCACGTCGACGACCCCACAGTCGACACACCCCTGCCGGGCCAGGAAGCTCAAGGAGCAGCCGGATCTTCAgcgcctgtgtctgtgtctgcagGTCCTCCTGCTACGGCTCAAGCAGCCACCGTCTCAAAGTCCAACGCTGAGGAAGCTAAGCAGGACGAGCTGACAGAGATCTTTAAGAGGATCCGGAGGAAACGAGAGTTCAGGCCGGACTCACGGGTTAGTGCCGTTTCACAAGAG GCAGTGATTGCACTGATGGAGATGGGATTTGATGAAAAGGAAGTGATTGACGCCCTCAGGGTCAATAATAATCAACAGGATGCTGCT TGTGAATGGTTGCTCGGTGACAGAAAGCCTTCAGCTGAGGATCTCGATAAGGGCATTGACACTGACAGCCCTCTGTTTCAAGCCATACTGGAGAATCCTGTGGTCCAGCTCGGCCTCACCAACCCCAAAATACTGCTgg CGTTTGAGGACATGCTGGAGAACCCTCTGAACAGCACACAGTGGATGAATGACACTGAGACCGGCCCTGTCATGCTCCAGATATCCAGAATCTTCCAGACACTCAACCGCACATAA
- the ubac1 gene encoding ubiquitin-associated domain-containing protein 1 isoform X2 has translation MFVQEEKIFAGNVLKIHICTMEGTEWMEEVTEDSTIEKLKEKCLKHCVHGNLEDPKTITHHKLIHASTERILTESKTVADENLKDKDCLLLIKKRAQAPNPKMTDVSAEEKKKQESKAPDKDAILKATANLSIRHSDRTVTQHNIRDFQTELRKILVSLIEVAQKLLALNPDAVELFKKANAMLDEDDEERVDENALQQLTEMGFPESRAVKALRLNHMSVTQAMEWLIEHVDDPTVDTPLPGQEAQGAAGSSAPVSVSAGPPATAQAATVSKSNAEEAKQDELTEIFKRIRRKREFRPDSRAVIALMEMGFDEKEVIDALRVNNNQQDAACEWLLGDRKPSAEDLDKGIDTDSPLFQAILENPVVQLGLTNPKILLAFEDMLENPLNSTQWMNDTETGPVMLQISRIFQTLNRT, from the exons ATGTTCGTACAAGAAGAGAAGATCTTCGCAGGGAACGTGTTGAAGATCCATATCTGTACCATGGAGGGCACTGAGTGGATGGAGGAAGTCACAGAAGATAGCACTATAGAGAAGCTGAAGGAGAAATGCCTGAAGCAC tGTGTGCATGGGAATCTAGAGGACCCCAAAACCATCACGCATCACAAACTCATTCACGCATCTACAGAGCGGATTCTAACCGAATCCAAAACCGTCGCAGATGAAAACCTTAAAGATAAAG ACTGCTTGTTATTGATAAAGAAGAGAGCGCAAGCACCCAATCCTAAAATGACAGACGTATCTGCGGAAGAGAAG AAGAAGCAGGAGAGCAAGGCTCCTGATAAAGATGCTATACTCAAAGCCACTGCAAATTTGTCCATTCGTCACTCGGACCGCACTGTTACACAGCACAACATCAGAGAC TTCCAAACAGAACTGAGGAAGATTCTGGTGTCGCTCATCGAGGTAGCGCAGAAGCTCCTCGCTTTGAATCCAGATGCTGTTGAACTTTTCAAAAAGGCCAACG CGATGttggatgaggatgatgaggaacGTGTGGATGAGAACGCGCTGCAGCAGCTGACCGAAATGGGTTTCCCAGAGAGCCGTGCAGTCAAAGCACTGCGCCTTAACCA CATGTCTGTAACACAGGCTATGGAGTGGCTGATCGAGCACGTCGACGACCCCACAGTCGACACACCCCTGCCGGGCCAGGAAGCTCAAGGAGCAGCCGGATCTTCAgcgcctgtgtctgtgtctgcagGTCCTCCTGCTACGGCTCAAGCAGCCACCGTCTCAAAGTCCAACGCTGAGGAAGCTAAGCAGGACGAGCTGACAGAGATCTTTAAGAGGATCCGGAGGAAACGAGAGTTCAGGCCGGACTCACGG GCAGTGATTGCACTGATGGAGATGGGATTTGATGAAAAGGAAGTGATTGACGCCCTCAGGGTCAATAATAATCAACAGGATGCTGCT TGTGAATGGTTGCTCGGTGACAGAAAGCCTTCAGCTGAGGATCTCGATAAGGGCATTGACACTGACAGCCCTCTGTTTCAAGCCATACTGGAGAATCCTGTGGTCCAGCTCGGCCTCACCAACCCCAAAATACTGCTgg CGTTTGAGGACATGCTGGAGAACCCTCTGAACAGCACACAGTGGATGAATGACACTGAGACCGGCCCTGTCATGCTCCAGATATCCAGAATCTTCCAGACACTCAACCGCACATAA